Genomic DNA from Candidatus Sysuiplasma jiujiangense:
CCTCCATTATATCATGCATGATGCTTCAACCTCCACACACACATTTCCCTCATAATCATCGAAGATACTGAGGGATCCGTTCCCGAAACCCGGTCCCGATGCCAGTCTCCTCAATCCTTTTGACTTTCCTCTTGGATATAGATTATAGGTTGGAAATTTGATATCCTGCTCTTCCAGTGCGACAGCATCCCAGAATAAGATCGGATGAGTATGGTACAGTGCAGCCCATTCCTTTGGTGACTGGAACGGGCAGAAATAGCACCCTGACTTGACAGGATCGGGCCAGCCATAATCCTTTATGATACGGTGGCAGTCATCCCTCGATATGCTCCGTTCAACCATAGGATAAGCATTCCGGTATTCTGAATGATGCGGCTGCTTCCATGATCCATCGGAATTAAAAGCTCGGTGCTTCTCATCAATGCTTATTCCAATCAGCGCAGTTGCCGGCTTCATGAATATGCCTTCTTTCTGCATTCCCCTGAGTGCGAGCTTTATTGGCGTTATCTTTGAGTATTCAGTGCACCACCTCATATTGATGCTTGGAACCCTATGCCGTTTTACGATTGCTTCCCTGAGTGAATCGGCATGTTCCTGCTTTTTCGTGTCCACATTTGTTATCCTGCGGTGCATTCTCACCGTCATAAATGGCATGCCAATCTTTTCACACAACGGTTTGTCATATTTCTCGATGTAATCGTAGGTTTCCGGATGCTCTGCCCCTGTATCAGCGAATACGAGGGTATCAGCTTCTACCTCACCTTTTGCGATCAGGATCAGCATCGCTGTTGTCTGGACACCTGCACCGAATGATAGGAAGGTCTTCATTTCACGTCACCCCTGCTCTGGATTTCTATCCGGAGGGGCTTCTCTTCCTCAAGGACGCTGAAATCAACGGTAAAGATAATCTTCCTGGAATTGGGAACCGCTATCGGGGATGTCAGGACGCCCAGGTCAACGAGCATGGTGATGTACTTGTCTATTGACCTCTGATCGGTTCCCTTGACCCTGGCTACGATGGATGCGAGATCGCTTGACCTTCCCCAGTGGACGTTTCCCTTCGCCGACATCCTCTTTTCCACTATTATTTGATTGGTGTAGCCCTCGTTCTTCATCTCGTTTATTATGTCCGTCAGCTGAACGATCGCACGGTTTTTCATCCTCTCAATTTGTGTGTGTGTGCGTTTCGGTTGCCTTGAAAGGAAGGAAGAAAGAATTTGATCGACCACGAACCCCATGCTGTTAGCCGTCCCATGCTCACTAATAACATACTCACGGAAGGCTTCTTTTACACCTTGCGTGATACGAACGAAAAGAACCGCAGACCTCTCTGAAGATGTCATGCAGTCACCTCGTTTGCATGAGTTACATGATTGATTGATTGATTGATTGATTGATTGATTGATAGCATAGATATAGCATGTGATAGCAATTCATGTTGATAATTCCAGCATGTTCTGCTATCAATGCATGTTGATGGCTTTTTTCCATTTCTATCAAACCATTGGAAATAGCCATTTTCCGAGAAACCGCTTTTTTTCATCTGAGGCGGGAACACCCTCATGACTTGCACACACACACAAAACGAGTCATGCAGGTTTTCATGTTCTATGTCAGGAGTTCCAAAATTTAAAACATTCTTTTTTGTCGCTCCAAACATTACAATATCTGGTGCTGTATAACTTCCACTGGGTACAGGGAAAACGCTTTCCAACTCAGGATTTTCCAGTGTTTTAAGTAGTCGCTGTATTGCAATAGTTATACGGCATCCATTCGCTTTTTTCCCTTTGTAGTCGCCATAACTACTACTATTGACCGAAACGATTAAATCCCGACTATCTATGTGCATGTTGACCCTCCGTGAGATAAATCAGGACTTGTGAGGTCTTTTTTGCTTGCGTGAGGGTCTTGTTTTCCCAGTTCTTTCTCCATGTATTCCCGAACCAGGCTGTTGATCAACTTGCCTATGGATATATGTTTTTCTTCCATCCAGTCGTTCAAGTCTTCATCCAGCCGGAAGCTACGGA
This window encodes:
- a CDS encoding phosphoadenosine phosphosulfate reductase family protein, producing the protein MKTFLSFGAGVQTTAMLILIAKGEVEADTLVFADTGAEHPETYDYIEKYDKPLCEKIGMPFMTVRMHRRITNVDTKKQEHADSLREAIVKRHRVPSINMRWCTEYSKITPIKLALRGMQKEGIFMKPATALIGISIDEKHRAFNSDGSWKQPHHSEYRNAYPMVERSISRDDCHRIIKDYGWPDPVKSGCYFCPFQSPKEWAALYHTHPILFWDAVALEEQDIKFPTYNLYPRGKSKGLRRLASGPGFGNGSLSIFDDYEGNVCVEVEASCMI